A window of Planctomycetota bacterium contains these coding sequences:
- a CDS encoding prolipoprotein diacylglyceryl transferase, translated as MQDVLFRIPFLDLPIYGYGLMLVLGVFSAMGLSKWLAPKVGIDPDFFQNAALLAVFSGIVGARLSHIFENLDKFTDPTRSFGANFFDAINLTSGGLTFFGGLIFAALVTIAYAVWKKVPLKLGMDVAAPCIVLGLAFGRIGCLLHGCCWGGVCDLPWAIEFPYGSPAHMDHVEAGLVAPPGPQLAALEAINPAAAERLKADFHSLPVHPTQLYSSANAFFLTAVLIAFFHVPHQAGRGLALMMILLGSSRFLLETIRREPTVIGSFSFSMVVGLLLAAAGVVLWFLMPKLGPTTTVDVTANPPDVEPKPAPATVPA; from the coding sequence GTGCAAGACGTTCTGTTTCGCATCCCGTTCCTGGACCTGCCGATCTACGGGTACGGGCTCATGCTCGTGCTTGGCGTCTTTTCCGCGATGGGTTTGTCGAAATGGCTCGCGCCGAAGGTCGGGATCGATCCGGACTTTTTTCAGAACGCCGCCCTGCTCGCGGTGTTTTCCGGCATCGTCGGCGCACGTCTCTCGCACATCTTCGAGAACCTCGACAAGTTCACCGATCCCACACGCTCGTTCGGTGCCAACTTCTTCGACGCGATCAACCTCACCAGCGGCGGCCTCACGTTTTTCGGCGGGTTGATATTCGCCGCGCTGGTGACCATCGCTTACGCGGTCTGGAAAAAAGTCCCGCTCAAGCTCGGGATGGACGTGGCGGCTCCCTGCATCGTGCTCGGGCTGGCGTTCGGGCGGATCGGGTGTTTGCTCCACGGCTGCTGCTGGGGCGGCGTGTGTGACCTGCCTTGGGCGATCGAGTTTCCGTACGGCTCGCCGGCCCACATGGATCATGTCGAAGCCGGGCTTGTCGCACCTCCAGGGCCACAACTGGCGGCGCTCGAAGCAATCAACCCCGCGGCCGCCGAGCGGCTCAAGGCCGACTTTCACTCCCTGCCAGTTCATCCCACGCAGCTCTACTCCTCGGCCAACGCGTTCTTTCTGACGGCGGTCCTCATTGCGTTCTTCCACGTCCCGCACCAAGCCGGCCGGGGGTTGGCTTTGATGATGATTTTGCTCGGGTCGAGCCGGTTCTTGCTCGAGACGATTCGTCGCGAGCCGACCGTGATCGGAAGCTTCTCGTTCAGCATGGTCGTGGGACTCCTGCTTGCGGCGGCGGGCGTGGTGCTGTGGTTCCTGATGCCAAAGCTTGGGCCCACCACGACCGTCGACGTGACGGCGAATCCGCCGGACGTTGAGCCCAAACCCGCTCCCGCTACGGTGCCGGCATGA